The Paenibacillus sp. 481 DNA window ATTGAGCATACTACTGATATTCCGAAGAATGCTACCGGTAAAGTGAGCCGCAAGCGCATGGAGCTAGGAGATGTAACGTCGTAAGACAAGCAGTAAGCAACATGGATTTGAAACGTATCTTCTCGTATCTTTTTAAGCTAAAAAGGTGGGTGCTAGTTTATGAAATACTCGTTGTGTACCATTTCTTTTCGACATCATCTTGTCTCTTTTGCAGACATCGTTCAATTTGCCCGTGAGCAGACGTTTGACGGGATCGAGTTGTGGGGCATTCACGCCCTTCACTTGTACGAGTCTGAGCGTGAGCGCACAGAGGAGCAATTGCAGTGGATGCGCAAGCAGCAGCTAAGTGTAGCGATGATTAGCGATTATTTAGATGTATCGCCGTCAGCCTATATGGATGTAACGCTGGATAAATGTTTGAAGTTGATTGAGATTGGCAAATGGCTCGGCGTCAACAAAATACGAACGTTCGCTGGACAGCAGCCAAGCAACGGTGTAACGACAACGGACCGTGGACGCTATGTGCGCCATTTGCGCATGTTGTGCGAGTTGTGTCAGGAGCATGGGTTCTCCTTATTGGCGGAGACGCATCCGAATACGTTGAGCGACAATTTAAGTTCTACGTTACAGCTATTGGACGAAGTTCGTCACGATGCCTTGCAAATTAATCTCGACTTCTTACACATGTGGGAATCAGGGGCAGATCCGATTGATAGTTACAAGCAGTTAGCACCGTGGGTCAAGCATTATCATTTGAAAAATATTAGCGCTGCCGAGCATTTGCATGTGTTCCAGCCGCAAAATGTATATGCTGCGAGTGGTAACCGCAC harbors:
- a CDS encoding sugar phosphate isomerase/epimerase family protein; translation: MKYSLCTISFRHHLVSFADIVQFAREQTFDGIELWGIHALHLYESERERTEEQLQWMRKQQLSVAMISDYLDVSPSAYMDVTLDKCLKLIEIGKWLGVNKIRTFAGQQPSNGVTTTDRGRYVRHLRMLCELCQEHGFSLLAETHPNTLSDNLSSTLQLLDEVRHDALQINLDFLHMWESGADPIDSYKQLAPWVKHYHLKNISAAEHLHVFQPQNVYAASGNRTGMVPLAEGAVNYEPIIDHIDHTDHFASLEWFGPQPFEVLSREIKWLRALKEAKLEAVYL